DNA sequence from the Halonatronomonas betaini genome:
ATTTTTCATATTTAACTGGAATATCTCATCTAAGTCTTTTAATCAAAGAAGATGATAATTCAAGAATCTTAGATGACCTTAGGTATGATGGGAAGTTTTCTACTAGAGGAGATAGTTTTAATAAGCATTTATGGCTTGTTAATAAAATATATGATAATTACAAAAAAAGAGTATATAATATAGAGGAAAATTATACGATTGGTCTTTCAAATACTAAGTTTAGTGGCCTTCCTATAAATATAGAATTTTCAAGGAAAGATTTAAAATTAGATTTTATTATAAAAGTCATTTTTTCTAATAAAAAGCCTTTTAAATTGTGGGGGTACCCGGAGAAAATCAATGATGATTATTATAAAGTTCATGCAATAGATCTTCATAGTGGAAATCAAGGTAATAAAATGACATTTGAAATCACCAAAGATTTTATAACATTATATCTATCTAAAAACAATTGCGGTAACACTGTAGCCAGGTTGATATGCAATATTCAACAATATCTCGATTCTGAAATTAAAGTATGGGGTGGGGATGATAATGAACTATTTTAGTTATCGTGATGAAAATGAATTATTAAATATTATAATTGGTTTAACTTTGCCAAGAACTGGCTTTCCTTCCCCCTTTTATGATCTTGGATATAAAGTTATGGCTATAGAACAATCTTTTGTTAATGGCAAAGGAAAAACAGTAAAGCCTGATATTATTATTGCTAATCAAGATAAGAGTATTTTAGTTTTATTTGAAGCTAAGTCATGCAAAAATGCTGAATTAGAACAACTTGATAATTATTATAATATTAAAAGTAAAGATTTAATCAATAATGCAGGTTTTAATAGAGAACTCTTTGATAAAGGGTTTAATGTTTCATATTTTTGTTATAAGTTGACTTTTATAGATGAAGAAAAAGTTTTAGCCTGTGAGAATTTAATTAAAAGTATTGAAGATAAATATGATTATCCAGTTATAATGTTTAATAAAGAAGATGGTTTTATTTCACTAATATTAAATGAGTATATTGATGATGAATTAAATACTTTATTTAATGGAATTCTTGAAATCCCAACAGATAAAATACCACGTCTTTTAAAGTTTGATCAACATACTACCAAACAAGAAATTAAAAATGAATATATTTGAAATATAGCTTAAATTAGATATAATTTATAAATGCATGTAATTTAAAAATATACTAATTTGGAGGTTATTAATCATGAAAAAGACTTATATCATTGGAACTAGCGGTCATAGTAGAGTTGTGCTCGATATTTTAGAAAAGAGAGGCCAGGATATTGCCGGCTTTCTCGATGAAGATGAGGCTACCCACGACACGATGATTAATAATTATCCAGTTATAGGTTATGTCAGCAAGCTTAAAGAGCTTGAGGCCAGTGTGATTATTGCCATTTCCCATAATCCGACCAGAAGGAAGATCTTTAATCAGCTAAGCAGTTATAATGTCCAGCTGATTAATGCGATCCATCCTGATACCACCATCAACTCCCACGTTGATTTAGGTACTGGCAATCTGATCGCTGCCGGTGCAGTTATTAACTCCAATTCAGTTATCGGTGACAATGTAATCATTAATACTGGCGCCACTGTAGATTATGAATCTAGAATAGAAGATCATGTCCATATCTCACCTGGAGTCAATCTCGGCGGCAATGTGACAGTTAAAGAAGGCGCCCATATTGGCATTGGTGCATCAGTTCTCCCAGGTGTCACTATCGGCGAAAATGTCACTGTTGGAGCCGGCGCAGTCGTTATCAATAATCTTGAAGCCAATGCTGTCTATGCCGGGGTACCTGCTGAGAAAGTCCGGGATATCAATTAAAGTATTTTAAACTAGTTAATAGCAATTAAGATTAAATAACTGTAAGATTAAATGCCTGTATAAATTGATAGAGGAGAGTCTTTTACATGTATCCATTAAAATTTAAACCGATCTATAAAGAAAAGATCTGGGGCGGCAGGAGCCTGGCCAGAAAGTTTGCCAGGGAGCTCCCGGCCGGCCCTATTGGTGAGAGCTGGGAGATTAGCAGCCATGGCGATGATATCTCTATTATCGCCAATGGCGACTATGCCGGTCTCTCACTCCTGGAGCTTATTGCTAAAAAGAGGCAGGAGGTTTTAGGAAGAGAACTTTCAGGTAAGAATAGAAAATTAAGCGAAGATAACCTCTTTCCCCTGCTGGTCAAGATCATCGATGCCAGGGATAACCTCTCTGTCCAGGTCCATCCAGATGATGCCTATGCTGCTAAAAATGAAGCCGGTGGCAGCGGCAAGACCGAGCTCTGGTATATCCTGAATGCCGAGCCAGGAGCCAGCATTATCTATGGCTTAAAGGATGGTGTCACCAGAGACCAATTTACTCAAGCTGTTGGCGGTCCTGATTTCCTGGATCTCCTAAACTTTGTCCCGGTTAAGACCGGCGACTATTTTTACATACCTGCCGGCACAGTTCATGCTATCGGCAAAGGCGTTATGCTGGCCGAGATCCAGCAGACATCAGATCTAACTTACCGGCTTTATGACTGGGATAGAACCGATGATGCCGGCAACTTTCGGGAATTACATATTGATAAAGCCATTGACGTCATTAATTTTAATCATAACCAGCCTGGCCATGAGCCGCTAGCCTCTGGCAATCAGCACCAGACCAGGCAAACCCCTGGCAATCATCGCCAGACCAGGCCAGGCAATTTACTTATCGATAACCCTGACCACCAGGTCAGACAGCTTAAAAACTCAAACTTTTTTAATGTTGAGCTAATCAACATATTTAAGCGCTATACCGGAAACACTAAAAATAGAAGGTTCTATATTTATATGAATCTAGGCAGCGAGGTTAAAATCAATTACAGCGATGGTTCTCTAAAAGTTGCTAAAGGCGAGAGCTTTCTAATCCCTGCCGCCCTGGGTCATTACGAAATTGTTGGCCAGACCAGACTGCTTAAAGCATTTTTGACTGATTAAAGCCTTTATAACTGACTAATATTACTGATAAATTATTATTTTACTTATAGATCATTACTTTACATAGGAGTTGTTTTTTTATGGAAAACAATAATAAAACCTACCTGATCACCGGTGCAGCCGGCTTTATCGGCTTCCATGTGGCCAGGCGTTACCTTGAAGCCGGCAGTCAGGTTATCGGCTTGGATAATATAAACGATTATTATTCTGTTCAGCTTAAAGAAGATCGCCTCGATCTTCTTAAGGACTATCCAAATTTCACCTTTGTAAAAGGCGATCTCAAGGATAGAAATTTAATCGCCACCACATTTACAGATTATCAGCCTGAGATTGTAATTCACCTGGCAGCCCAGGCCGGTGTCAGATATAGCCTGGAGAATCCCCATGCCTATGTAGATTCCAATCTTGTCGGCTTTTTAAATATCCTGGAAGGCTGTCGCCATAATAATGTAAAGCACCTGCTTTTTGCCTCCTCAAGTTCTGTCTATGGAGCCAATCGAAAGGTGCCCTTTGAGACCTCTGACAATGTCGATCATCCTGTCAGTCTTTATGCAGCCACCAAGAAATCCAATGAGCTGATGGCCCACAGCTATGCCCATCTTTATGATCTGCCAGTAACCGGGCTCCGTTTCTTTACAGTCTATGGCCCCTGGGGCAGACCGGATATGGCCTACTTTATCTTTACCAGGCGCATCGTCAATGATGAGCCAATCGATGTCTTTAACCATGGCGATATGTCCAGGGATTTCACCTATATAGATGATGTCGTTGAGGGCATCTATAAACTGAGCAGCCAGCCTGCCAGCCCTGATAAAAGCTGGAACGCAAAGGATCCTGATCCCGCCAGGAGCAAAGCTCCTTACCGGATCTATAATATCGGTAATAACAGCCCTGTCGACCTAATGGAATTCATTAAAACCATCGAAAAAGAACTGGGCCAGGAAGCCGAAAAGAACTTTAAACCGATGCAGCCAGGCGATGTCAAGACAACCTATGCCGACTGCACCGATCTCATAGAAGATGTCGGCTATGAACCAGACACCCCACTTTCTGAAGGCATCAGCAAATTTATCAGCTGGTACCGGGACTATTATCTATAATTTCTGCATGAGAATTAATCTCTTAGCAAAATCATGGAAATATTTTTAAAAATTCATTGAGCTTCGGCCTTTAATTTGTTAGAATAGAATTGGCTATTAATATATTTTTCACAAAATGATTATTTACAATAAAAATTAGGTTAGCTACCTGCCTGGAATATTATCCTTTAGGTTATAAATTGAAAAGCTTAAAAGAGAATAAATTATAGTAAAGACTGGTCCAGGTTTGGTAGAGAAATAGGAGGAGACTATTGAATGTACAAGAATAAGATCAGTATTATTGGAACAGGTTATGTTGGTTTAGTTGGCGGAGTTTGTCTTGCAGATTTTGGTAACACAATTATCAACGTCGATATTAACGAAGAGAAGATTGAGCAGCTCAAGCGGGGCGAGGTCCCAATTTATGAGCAGGGCCTCCAGGATATGCTTGATAGAAATATGGAAGAGGGCAGAATCTCATTTACAACTGATGTTGCTGCCGCAGTTGAAGAGAGTGAGGTTATCTTTATCTCAGTCGGCACCCCACCAGATGAGGATGGCAGCGCCGATCTCACCGCAGTTCTCGAGGTTGCCAAAACTATCGGCCAGAACATGAATGGTTATAAGGTTGTCGTTGACAAATCAACAGTCCCTGTCGGCACCGGCCGCAAGGTTGCAGCCACCATCCAGGAGCAGCTTGATGAACGTGGCGCCAACTTTGACTTTGATGTCGTCAGTAACCCAGAATTCTTAAGGGAAGGTAAGGCAGTCCATGACTTTACCCATCCAGATAGAATCGTTATCGGTACTGAAAGCGAGCAGGCCAGAGAGATCTTAAGCGAGGTTTACAGGGCACTCTATCTAAATGATGTACCATTTGTATATACAAACCTTGAAACTGCCGAGATGATCAAATATGCCTCCAATGCTTTCCTTGCCACCAAAATCTCATTCATCAATGAGATGTCAGTTCTCAGCGAGAAAGTTGGAGCTAATGTCCAGGAGATTGCCAGAGCAATGGGCATGGATGGCCGGATCAGCGATAAGTTTTTACATAGTGGTCCAGGCTATGGCGGTAGCTGTTTCCCTAAAGATACCAGAGCCATCGTCAGAATAGCCAATGAGCACGATGTCGATCTCAAGGTTATCCAGGCCGGCATCGAGGCCAATGAGTATCAGAAAAAGCATATGGTCGAAAAGATCACCGGTCGCCTCGATGATCTCGAAGGCAAGACCCTGGGCGTCCTGGGCTTAAGCTTTAAGCCAGAGACCGATGATATGCGGGAATCACCGGCATTAACTATCTTACCAGAGCTAATTGAAGCTGGAGCTAAAATCCGGGCCTATGATCCCCAGGCCATGGAAGAATCAACCTGGCGCCTCAAGGAATACGAGCAGGATATTATCTATTGCGCCAATGAATATGATACCATGAAAGGTTCAGACGCCCTGGTCCTGGTCACCGAGTGGAATCAGTTCCGCCGTCTCGACCTCCAGCGGGTCAAAGACCTCCTGGCCAACCCGGTCTTCTTTGACCTCCGCAACGTCTATAAAGAAAAAGAAGTCGCCAAATATGACATCGACTACATCGGCGTCGGAGTTTAACATTTACACTAAAATTATATAGCTATATATACTAAAACCAGGAAGTCTGACCGGCCTCCTGGTTTTCATTATTATATTTATTCTTTGCGGAAAACTAATTATCTATATCATTTTCAATAACTTTTTTAGCTTTAAATTTTAACTCATTCAAATTATCTTCAACCAATTCATTTTTAGCCCTATTTTGGATATAATCCCAGTCGATTCCATCATAATTTAATATCATCATTCCTAATATCCATTCTTCCTGCCAGTTTTCTTTCCAGTGGGCATAGGCATTCAATCTATCAATTAAAATATCTTCTATCCCAATAAAATAGGCAGTATGTCCATTAGGTGTGTGAACTTTAGTTATACGCTCTTTATCCCCGGCCAGGGGGCCTGATGGAACTTCAATTGCTAATTCAAGTTCCTCATCATCATAAACCCAATATTTTTGATCTCTTGTAAATCCTAAATTACTTAAGATCTCATCAATATCAGCTATTGAGCTTTCACAGATAATGTCAATATCCATTGTTGAATAACCGCCAGTAGTATAAAATTCTACTGCCTGATCGCCAACAACAACTGGTTTAATATTTAAATTTTCTTCAATAGCAGAGGTGATGATTGCAATAATTTCTATCTTTTTATCTAACTCATCCTTACCAGATGAAAGAACTTTTTTTATTTCTTTTTCATAACTCATTAATTTCACCCCTGTGATTAGTGCTTATTCATTATCCAGTAACCTGTACTCACTATCAGAAATCTTCTTAAACTTTCTCTTTTTTGCCTTAAGCGCAAGTTTATATAAGAGAACCCTTTTTTCCTGGGAGCGATTTTTACTGCCAGAGCGATCACTATTTTCATCCCTGAGCCGGTCCCGAATTTTTAACATCTTTAATTTCCGTTCCCTCTTACTTTTATTATATTCTTCAAGGTTTATTTCTCTCATAGTTCTCACTCCTTACAAGAATTATAACATAATAGCTTTTACACTGCCAGAACCAGTTTTATTGACTGGTATAATGTGTTAAAATAAATTTATGGGTAAAATTCGCCCTTTTTTACTCATGTTAATGCAATACATGTAACGATTACCCATAAAAATTCACCTTTATACAGGTGAAATATGAGAATTCACCGCTTTTAAGGTGAACAAACGGAAGGATGAATCTAATGCCAAAAATATATATAATCCACGAAAACGACGAATGGACCGAACCTTTAATTAGTGCACTCAAAGAAAAGAATCTGCCCTATGAAGACTGGCACCTGGACCAGGGCATGCTGGATCTTACAACTGAACCACCTGAAGGCGTCTTTTATAACCGGATGAGTGCCTCATCCCATACCAGAGGCCATCGCTATGCCCCTGAATACACAGCAGCAGTCCTTGAATGGCTCGAAAACCACAGGAGAACCCTGGTTAATAGCAGCAATGCCTTAAAGCTTGAGGTCAGCAAGGTGGCCCAGTATACCGCTCTTGAGGCTGCTGGGATTAAAACTCCCAAGACTATTGCAGCTGTCGGCAGAGATAATATCCTTAAGGCCGCAGAGAAATTTACAGGCCAGTTTATTACCAAGCATAATCGGGCCGGTAAAGGCCTCGGCGTTAAACTTTTCAACAATGCTGCTAGTCTGAAAGACTATCTCGATAGTCAGGAATTTGAGCAGTCAATCGATGGAATCACCCTTATCCAGGAATATATCGATTCTCCAGATAATTATATCACCAGGTGCGAATTTATCGGTGGCAAGTTTTTCTATGCAGTCAGGGTCGATACCTCCCAGGGCTTTGAACTCTGCCCGGCAGATGTCTGCCAGGTCGGCGATCAGTTCTGTCCCACCACCAACCATAAATTCGAGATCATAGAAGATTTCACCGAAAACCAGGATGCCATTAGCAGACTTATAGCCAGATATGAACAGTTTCTCGCTGAAAACGACATCCAGATAGCCGGCATCGAATTTATCAGAGATAGCGACGGCCAAATCTACACCTATGATGTCAATACCAATACAAATTACAATCCACCGGCAGAGGCCAGAGCCGGAATGTTTGGTATGAAGAAGATAGCCGACTATCTTGGCAGCCTGCTGTAGCCTTTGCAATATGACTTGAACAATGAGAGCAAAAAGTTAAACTGCCAATTTGTTTTAATCTCCAATAAATAGTATAATATAATTTGTGGTTAAATAATGGAATGTCAATTCAAATGAGGTTTTAACTTATGCAGGATATCAGTGGCACAATCTATTATAATAAAAAAATTGATGACAGCAGAGAGGCCAGGCTTGCCATCCACAGGGACAATCCTTTAGATTTCGAGAAATATCTGGCCGAAATACCTGAAATCTTTAAGGAAGGCACCAGTCTGGTCTATCAGAACTCCAGAAATACAATTAAAAAATTCCAGACTGAATTTGGCCTCGATAACCCCCTTATAATCAAGAAATTTGGTCAGCAGGGGTTATATGACAATATTCGATTTAGAGTCAGTAAATCACGTGCTTTCAGGTCTTTTAGGGCGGCTAACTGGTTGGAAGAGCTCAATATTTTAATCCCGCAGCCATACCTGGCCATCGAATACAGAACAACCGGCAATAAGCTGATAAACTCTTATTATATCTCTGAATTTGTAGAATTTGATTTTGATTTATATAAAGTCTACCGAGAAAACCCATTGCCAGGCAAGACCGAACAGGTAATATCTGAGCTTGGTAAAATGGTTAGTAAGATTCATAACCATAATATAATATATGGTGATCTTCATCCTAATAATATTCATTTTGTAAGAACTGACAGTGACAGCTATAAATTTTTCCTGATTGAT
Encoded proteins:
- a CDS encoding UDP-glucose dehydrogenase family protein; this encodes MYKNKISIIGTGYVGLVGGVCLADFGNTIINVDINEEKIEQLKRGEVPIYEQGLQDMLDRNMEEGRISFTTDVAAAVEESEVIFISVGTPPDEDGSADLTAVLEVAKTIGQNMNGYKVVVDKSTVPVGTGRKVAATIQEQLDERGANFDFDVVSNPEFLREGKAVHDFTHPDRIVIGTESEQAREILSEVYRALYLNDVPFVYTNLETAEMIKYASNAFLATKISFINEMSVLSEKVGANVQEIARAMGMDGRISDKFLHSGPGYGGSCFPKDTRAIVRIANEHDVDLKVIQAGIEANEYQKKHMVEKITGRLDDLEGKTLGVLGLSFKPETDDMRESPALTILPELIEAGAKIRAYDPQAMEESTWRLKEYEQDIIYCANEYDTMKGSDALVLVTEWNQFRRLDLQRVKDLLANPVFFDLRNVYKEKEVAKYDIDYIGVGV
- a CDS encoding NAD-dependent epimerase, producing the protein MENNNKTYLITGAAGFIGFHVARRYLEAGSQVIGLDNINDYYSVQLKEDRLDLLKDYPNFTFVKGDLKDRNLIATTFTDYQPEIVIHLAAQAGVRYSLENPHAYVDSNLVGFLNILEGCRHNNVKHLLFASSSSVYGANRKVPFETSDNVDHPVSLYAATKKSNELMAHSYAHLYDLPVTGLRFFTVYGPWGRPDMAYFIFTRRIVNDEPIDVFNHGDMSRDFTYIDDVVEGIYKLSSQPASPDKSWNAKDPDPARSKAPYRIYNIGNNSPVDLMEFIKTIEKELGQEAEKNFKPMQPGDVKTTYADCTDLIEDVGYEPDTPLSEGISKFISWYRDYYL
- a CDS encoding type I phosphomannose isomerase catalytic subunit yields the protein MYPLKFKPIYKEKIWGGRSLARKFARELPAGPIGESWEISSHGDDISIIANGDYAGLSLLELIAKKRQEVLGRELSGKNRKLSEDNLFPLLVKIIDARDNLSVQVHPDDAYAAKNEAGGSGKTELWYILNAEPGASIIYGLKDGVTRDQFTQAVGGPDFLDLLNFVPVKTGDYFYIPAGTVHAIGKGVMLAEIQQTSDLTYRLYDWDRTDDAGNFRELHIDKAIDVINFNHNQPGHEPLASGNQHQTRQTPGNHRQTRPGNLLIDNPDHQVRQLKNSNFFNVELINIFKRYTGNTKNRRFYIYMNLGSEVKINYSDGSLKVAKGESFLIPAALGHYEIVGQTRLLKAFLTD
- a CDS encoding ATP-grasp domain-containing protein, translating into MPKIYIIHENDEWTEPLISALKEKNLPYEDWHLDQGMLDLTTEPPEGVFYNRMSASSHTRGHRYAPEYTAAVLEWLENHRRTLVNSSNALKLEVSKVAQYTALEAAGIKTPKTIAAVGRDNILKAAEKFTGQFITKHNRAGKGLGVKLFNNAASLKDYLDSQEFEQSIDGITLIQEYIDSPDNYITRCEFIGGKFFYAVRVDTSQGFELCPADVCQVGDQFCPTTNHKFEIIEDFTENQDAISRLIARYEQFLAENDIQIAGIEFIRDSDGQIYTYDVNTNTNYNPPAEARAGMFGMKKIADYLGSLL
- a CDS encoding acetyltransferase, with protein sequence MKKTYIIGTSGHSRVVLDILEKRGQDIAGFLDEDEATHDTMINNYPVIGYVSKLKELEASVIIAISHNPTRRKIFNQLSSYNVQLINAIHPDTTINSHVDLGTGNLIAAGAVINSNSVIGDNVIINTGATVDYESRIEDHVHISPGVNLGGNVTVKEGAHIGIGASVLPGVTIGENVTVGAGAVVINNLEANAVYAGVPAEKVRDIN
- a CDS encoding lipopolysaccharide kinase InaA family protein gives rise to the protein MQDISGTIYYNKKIDDSREARLAIHRDNPLDFEKYLAEIPEIFKEGTSLVYQNSRNTIKKFQTEFGLDNPLIIKKFGQQGLYDNIRFRVSKSRAFRSFRAANWLEELNILIPQPYLAIEYRTTGNKLINSYYISEFVEFDFDLYKVYRENPLPGKTEQVISELGKMVSKIHNHNIIYGDLHPNNIHFVRTDSDSYKFFLIDYNRIKKSSNISLKQRAKDLYRLRIPDKYASAFFDGYDYIGKDTKLHKYIDKYYNRHHLFKQVKKKIRN